In the genome of Candidatus Pristimantibacillus lignocellulolyticus, the window AATCCAAGGCATCACTGGACCTACAGGCGCTACTGGCGCTACTGGAGATCAAGGAGCTACAGGAGCAACGGGTGCGACCGGACCCAATATCATGAGTACTGGAATATCAGTGAACCGTGCAGCTACAAATATTAGTGCTGGGGCACAAATTGGAAACTGGTTATCAGCAAATCCTTACTATACTTCTGCTGATTTTAATACAACGACCGGAGTTTATACTGTTCCTGTTTCTGGACGATATCAGATTAGTGTCGCGATTCCATATGCAACAACGGTCGCGATCGGTGTTCAATTAGGTGCAGGTAATACTCCAGCAATTGTATTAAGAAGAATTTCACCAACTACAACGGATCTTGCACGAAGTCCATTCCCTATTTTAGATGTAAACATTCTACTTTTATTAACGCTGCGAGTTTTACTTGCATCAGGTAGTGTTAATATTTATACAGAAGTCATACTATCCGCTGGAGATCAAATTGCAGTGTTCTACGATAATTCAGGGATTACTATTACTCTTAATTTGGGTGCAGGATCTCCAGTAGGGCAAATATTTACGATTCATCGAATCACTTAAACTAAACAAGGGTAGATCGGAAGTATTATCCTCTGATCTACCCTTGCATCATTTGGATTGCATCCATAGTAGTGACGCAACCATTGGTACAATAACGATAATAATAATTCCAATAACTATAGAAAGGAAAAACGTCAGCCTCTTCTTCTCGCTCATTTTCTTAGGCGACTTAATATGACAGGTCGGACATATTTCAATTGATTCAGAAATTACCGAACCACATGATTTACAAGTCATTGTTGCATTCATAAAATACCCACCTTATTTTCATATCTATTATCTCTTACACTATTATATTAAAATCCATAAATTATCACATACATAGTTCTACAGATTAATTCGTTCTTTCCATTCTCGTTTTCTAAATTGACTAGGTGATTCTCCCATAATACGCTTAAACAATATAGTAAAGTAATTAGTATTCTCATAACCAAGTAGTTGGGCAATTTCGGACACCTTCATGGTAGTCTGAACTAGCAGTTGCTTTGCCTCACCCATTCTTCGATTCAAAATGTAATTTATCGGTGAGTCGTTGTATTTACTGCGAAACACATGCGACAAATAATAGGCGTTCATATGAAATGCATTGGCAATATCATTTAATGAAATGTGACGTAAGTAGTTTAAGTCCAAATAGTCTTTAATTCTAATCGCCAAAGATTCAGAATCTCTCTCTAGTCTCTTAGTAGATAGCTCTAACTCAGACAATCTTCTCACCCATATCATTAACGTCATTAACAAATATTCTGAAGCTTCTTGAAAATCTTCTCTTTGCTGTTGCGATTCCTCATAAATCAGTGAAAACAGTGATTCGATCGTATCTCTATTCTGTTTTGTTTTTATAATTGGTCTGTTCTCAAGTGGTATTAACAAGGAGCGATCAGGATGTGAAATTCCACAGTAGTAAGTTTCAAGTGGTTTCGTTGTTGACGAATATTCCTCATGAATAATCCCTTGATTATATACAAGTAGATCTCCCTCTTGAACAGCATATCGTTCCCCACTAATTGTAACTACACCTTCCCCTTTCACTACGAAAATAATTTCGCTCCAATTCGGGTGATGATGACTTGGAAAACTCCAATTTGTTCTTTCAATTATTCTACCAATATACAATAATTTTTCATTCGTCATTATACGCATTCTTTCTATTTACCATATTTTCAACAAATAAACCCAACTATTAGTATACATAAAGTTATAGTAAATTTCATCTTCAAAAAGCAAGATATATCATTTAATTTGAAAGGAAGCCAAGATGTTGCATTGAAATAGATCATAGAAAATTTTATGATAAATTAGCTTTATATATAGAGAAAATAGATTGGATAGGAGTTTTACAACTATGAGCAACACTACTGCAGCGGTGGTTACTAGTGGAATTGGAATTAAAAAGAAAGAGAAAATGCCTATTTCATTAATGTGGTTAGCCATTGGAGCATTCGCCATTGGAATGACAGAGTTTCTAGTTATGGGTCTACTACCTAATGTTGCTAATGATTTGAATGTATCGATTCCGCAAGCTGGTCAAATCATTACAAGCTATGCACTCGGCGTTGCCTTCGGCGCACCATTATTGACTGTCCTTACCCATTCGATCGCTAAGAAAAAATTATTAGTATTTCTTATGCTTATTTTCATTCTTGGGAATGGTTTATCGATGATTTCACCAAACTATACATTGCTAATTATGGCTCGGGTAATGACCGCTTTAGCACATGGTACATTTTTAGGGGCCGGTACATTAATTGCGACTCATCTTGTTGCTCCTCACAAAAAAGGTAGTGCTGTAGCTTTAGTTCTGGCCGGACTCACCATCGCAAATATTGTAGGTGTTCCTTTCGGAACATTTATCGGGCAACAATTTGGTTGGAGAGCTTCTTTCGGAGTAATTACCATTTTAGGAATTATTGCATTATTAGGAATAGCAAAGTTTATCCCAACGATTAAAGAAAATCAGCATGCAAGTATTATGCAAGAAATTAATGCTGTTATGAAACCACAGGTATTAATAACATTAATGGCAGGATTATTTGGATGTGCTAGTTTGTTCGCATTGTTCACATACATCTCTCCAATTTTGCAACAGATTAGTGGTTTCCAAGAGAATAGTGTAACTTGGATCTTAGTAATATTCGGTGTATCGGTAACTATAGGTAATTTAATTGGCGGCAAACTTGCTGATTGGAAAATGCTCCCATACCTTATTATTAATTATGCAATACTTAGTATCGTACTTGCCTCTCTTTCCGTTACATTACAAAATCCTATATTAGCGATTATTACATTGTTTATATGGGGTGCAGCTGCATTTAGTATTATGCCCGGAATTCAACTTCGAACGATGACACTTGCGAGTGAAGCACCCATGTTAGTCGCTACCTCGAATCATTCGTTCTTGAATTTAGGTAATGCAATTGGAGCTTATCTTGGTGGTGTTGTTATAACTATCAATGGTCTTGGCGGTTTACCTTGGTTAGCTTCTGGACTTTCCTTTATTGGTTTTACACTAGTATTCATCATTTATAAGACAGATAAGAAAACTGCATAAATACAAATAAGCCGGTAAAATAGGAGCCCCCTACTCTACCGGCTTTTAATTATTCAAAATCTACATTGATAACTACAATTTCGGATTGGCTTCCTAGTCTAATAGGTGGACCCCAAAATCCATATCCTGATGAAACGATCGAATGAAGTTGACCTTTTTGCAAGTATCCATAATCATTTTCGAAAAGTCGATTCGTAATTAGATTACCTGGAGCAATTTGACCTTTATGTGTATGACCTGATACTAACAAATCAATTCCTGCAGCTTCAGCTTGAGCAAATTCGTACGGCTGGTGATCCAACATGAAAATAGGCTTACTTTGATCCAATGCTGCTACTAGTTCCTTTGTAGCCAAACGATCACTTTCTGTCTTATCTTTTCTTCCCACGATATAAATTTCATCATTTAATAGGAATACTTCATCATATAACATTTCAATATCAGCTGTCTCAATCGCTTCAATAAGGTTGTCCATTTGACCACGATATTTATCATGATTTCCTAATGAACCGAATACCCCGTATTTGCTTTCCAGACCAGACAATATATTAAAGATCCCTTTCTTCTCCACAATCTCTAGATCATCATCAATGATATCTCCAGGAAAAAGAATAAGATCTGCATCAAGCTTATTAACTTCTTCAACTAAACGCTTAGCATGCTTTATTCCAGATAAGTATCCAAAGTGAGTATCAGAAAGCATAACAATTTTCAAATTTTCACTACTAGATTTTTGTATTGCTATATTATATTCGGTTACTTTTGGTGTATAGGCAAGATAACTACCATACATTAACGTTCCTAATACAATAACAAGTACAAGTGTTGTAGCAACCACTCTTGTACGATTACGGTCAACCTTAGTGAATTTCAAAATTAGCATAACAATATGCACAACTGGCAATGTAAGTAACAATAATCCGAAAATAGCTAACCAATAATTGCCAATAACACTAAAGAACGTTGAGCCATTACCTAATCTTACAATAATAAATGAAGTCGATAATACGATAAGTACAATACTGTAGCAAGCTACAAACCAACGGCTACCTTTCAATCCAAAACCTCGGTAACCACTCCATCCAACGTAAAACACCAATAAACCATATAAAAGAAGTGTAATAATTAATCCGATAATCAATTCGTCTGTCTCCTTTTCTAACTAGCAACATTGTGATATACTTCACATACAATACATAGTAAGGTAATTCTTCGTAATAAGACTAAATGTGAAAGGAGTGCAGCTATGATGACAACAGAAATCCCCCACACGTTTAATCCAAACGGTCGCTCTACAAGCCCATCATTAATAGTGCTTTATGATGGCCAATGTTCATTCTGTAATGGTGCAACGCAATGGATTATTACTCGTGATCGGAAAGCTAAATTGTCCTTTGCTGCAATTGAAGGCGAACTAGGACAACGCCTCATTCAACAATTTAACATACCTTCTAGCCTCGACAGTCTTATCTGTATTGACAAGGATAAAGCATACTTATACTCTTCCGGCGCCATTCGTATAACGAAATATTTAGATGGTGCATGGAAACTAATTTATCTTCTAACAATCATTCCAACATTTATTCGTAATCCTGTATATCGTTGGTTCGCCAATAATCGCTATCGATGGTTTGGTAAACAACAAGCTTGCTTACTTCCTACACCGGAGATACGTCGACGATTTCTAGATTAGGTATGTTCGGAATTTGTATAGAGGAAATCGCTTGTTTCTTATCATCATCTTGAATATGTGTATAGATCATCGTAGTCTCGATCGATGTATGCCCCATCAACTCTTTTACGATTCGAATATCAACTTGGTTTCGTAACATTAATGTAGCAAACGAATGTCGAAGTTTATGACATGATAGTTTTAAATGTCGTAACTCATTATGATCTTCTTTCATTGCTTGAAACATCATCGACATTATTTTTTGAATTTGCCTAATCGATAATCGACGCCCTTTCTGTGACACGAAAAAGGCGTCTTCTTTTTGTTTATACGGAGTTAGTCTTTGTTCCATAATATGCTGCATATATGTATTCACTTCTGCTGATAGAGGGATCTCATTCCATTTCCGCCCTTTTCCAAGAACAGTAATCGAACCTTTCTCACCATGATAATGAGAGAGGTTCAGACGATGAACCTCCCCTACTCGCAAACCAGAATACGCCATTAATAAAAATATTGCGATATTCCGCTCTTTATATTTTCCATCAATATAACTCATCGTGTTTTGTAGTTGATCTTGTTCCAAGTATACAGGCAATACATTTTTTTCTGTCTTGGATTTTTTTACATCTATCGCAGGATTTCCTTGCATCATCTCAAAATCATTCATTGCTTTGAAAAAACTTCTTAATGCTGCAAGAGTGCGATTTCGAGTTGCTTCTGACACATGCTCCTTATGTTGAACGAGATAACTTACGACCGTCAGCTTTTTAATTTTCTCTAGAGGAAGCTGTTCAATATAATCTAGAAATGAAGATGCTTCACGCTCATATTCTCTCTTCGTCGCAAGAGTATATCCTGATTGCTTCATCCACAACTTGAATGCCATTATATATTCATCATGTTCCATTATTTTATCGTCTCCACTCATGTTGTAATCTAGTAGTCGATTATACCAATATTTGAAAGTTTTAATCATCAAAAATGACGCATACTTACTCGACTATCGCTATTAAAGTCGCTCTAAATCGAAAGTGCGCAAAATATGTGTTTTGCGCACTTATTGTAGCACATTATGACGCCTTTCTCTATCCAAACATTACCAGATTGAGTGTGTCACTCTAAGTTTGCTAGATTAGAGAAAAAGCCAGATATACTCATATTATTCATGAGTATATCTGGCTTAACGCTTTTATAATTCAATTGTTTAAACCTTTACATTATTTCTTTGGTTTTTCGAAGTACCAAGTAAATGCTAGTTTCTCCATTTCTGTCACAAATGCTTTTTTCGCTGGACTGTACCCACTCGTATTCTCAAACTGTCGAGCTAGTTCTTCTTTAAAGTGACTGTATCTGGCGACTTCCTCTGGGTGGACACGGAGATAGTCTCGAAATACTAAATGTCTTTCGATTTGAGGATTATCGAATTGATAAAAGTGAATATGATGGGTTCGATTATCTCCGCCTTTACGAAATAATCTTCTTCCTGGAATACCCCATTCTCCAGCAACATCGTACCCTAACGCATTCATTTTCTCATTCCATGTATCTACTTCCTGAATTTCATTAACCATACACATCATATCAATTACAGGTTTAGCTAACATGCCAGGAACAGACGTACTGCCGAAATGTTCAAACTGAGTAATTTTATTTCCAAAAATTACTTTAAGATTATTAACCTCATCTTGAAACAGTTGAACCCATGTATCGCTAAAGGGAGTAAGACGAACCTTAATGATAACCACTCCTTTGTAATCAAATATCAATATTTATAGTTCTTCATTGAGAAAAGAATTCCTGCCCCAATCTTGTTGGATTCTATTTTCTGCAGGGTTACGAAGTAAGGTTAAAATCGCTCCAACGTCAAATCAGCATTTACGGAGAACGCAGCTTTGCTACCATCTGCAGCAGAAATTAGTAATGATGAAGGTCCAGACTTTTCAGTTTCCCCCGCAATATAAATATTTGTGATTGTAGTTCTTCCTGCACCATCTGTTACAACCATCCCATTCTCTTGCATTTCACAACCAAGTTTCTCAGCAAATTGATTTGGTCGATAAAAAGTTGGAACAACAAACCCAGCTGTACATTCAAATGTTTCACCAGTTGCAAATTCAATTTTTTCAAGAATACCGTCATTACCTATTAATGATTTTATCTGATCCGATTTTATATTGATATTACGTGCATGTAACTGTTGAACTGCTTCTTCAGAAAGTAAGACTCCATTAGTAATTACAGTGAGTTCCTTTGACCAGTTATATACTAACTTAGCCATATGCAATACATGTTCTTCTTTCTCTGCTATCACAATTAAAGGCTTATCCCGTAGTTCCCAGCCATCACAGTATGGGCAACTAAAAAGACTCTTCCCATAAAAATCTCTTACACTTGGAGCCGGAAATTCCTCTTGAATACCAGTCGCTAATATAACCTTTTCGGTATGGAACTCCTTATCATCTGCTGTTTTCACAATATATCTCTCATGCTCATTATCTTTGATGATCTCTGTAATTGTTGCATTCAGTTTTGTTATCGATGGATATTTCTCCAGTTCAGTAAAACCTAACTCCTTAAACTCTTGTGGTTTAATCCCATCACGAGTTAGAAAACCATGAGACTCCTGTGTCACTCTATTTCTATTTGTTCCATCATCAAATATTGCAATTTCTCTTCGTGCTCTTCCTAATGTAAGACCTGCACTTAATCCAGCTGGTCCTGCTCCTACAATGATACAATCGAAAACTTTCATATCTCTTCCCCCTTTACACTATAATTAATCTGAATAATCATAGATATTATGTATCTACTATATATGTAATATAATTATTAGTCAACCCATCCTCCATCCAGTTGAAAGCATAATAGTAAGAAACAACAAAAAAGAGCCTATTACTAGGCTCTTTTCGCACTATAATCGTAACAATTCACGATTCAACTATTTACCCATTTGCATCATGCGATAAAGTAGAAGCATACCTTCTTCTCTTGTTAAAGCTTGTTGTGGTTTGAATGCTACATTACCAGATGATGTTGCATATCCTTGTATGATTCCTTGCTCAGCAAGATACTGAATAGCCTCTTGACTATAGGTAGAAATCTGATCATTGTCTTCAAATTTGATGGAATTATTTGATGTTGCAGGTGTAACGATACCTTGTTGCGTCATAAAGCGATACATGAATACTGCCATCTGTTCACGTGTAATTTGTTGCTGAGGACCAAACTGCGTAGCAGATAATCCAGTTACGATTTGTTGATTAACTGCCCAGTTCAAGCCATTTGCATAATAAGCATTACTATTCACGTCTGTAAATTTCGTAGACGAGCTTTGTTGCTCATCTGCTCCTGCTATTCTTGCTAAGATCGCAACAAGTTGTGCTCTGCTCAATTCTCCCTTAGAATCAAAGCTTTGCTCACTTATTCCATTAATCCAACCTCTAGCTAACATATATTGAATTGCAGTTATAGCGTCACTACCTTGAACATCTTGGAATGATAATGCAGTATAAACAATGATATACTTACCATTTTCTATGTCAGACAGCTTAATCTGTTGCTTCGTCGTATCATACTCGGAAGCTTCAATTTCAACCAAAGTACCGTCCGCTAACTGTTTATAAATGACTAATCCTGCAACATTCGAGCTCGCTGTAGGTAAAGAATATGGAAGTGAAAGTTCAAGTGGCAATGTTACTTCTTTACCTTCTACTTTAGAGGTAACAGTAATTAAGCCTGCATCACCCGAAGCGATAGTAATTTCTAACTTTTCTTTCCCTGTTAACTTCAATTGTTCCTGTAGATCAGCTAATACATGCTTATCTATTACAATCGTACCTTCATTTGTAATAATCTGAATTGAAGTCCCTGTAGTAGATCTAAGTGCATTAAACGATGCTGTTGCAACGGAACGATGGTTTGCACTATCATTGACTACTTTTGGTGTATTGTTTTCAGCAGATGTTTCACCACTACCCGGGTTTACATAATTATTATTAGGTTTCACTTCGATTGTGGTCTTTGCTTCTGAATATCCATCTAGTGATGTTGCACTAATCGTTACATTTCCAGCCTTAAGCAAAACTATTGCACCTTTACTATCAACAGTCGCAATGTTTGTATTTGAACTTGCCCATATTACATCAGTTGCCATATCAGAAACACCCTCTAATTGATCAACTAATGATACTGTAGAACCTTGTTGATAAGAATAGTTTTCTGCTTTAAATGAATAGGTTGTAACATCTAACTCATATACAGCTACTGTTCCCCCAACTTCATGTGCTACCAGTAAGATTGGTTTTCCTGTTGGACTATCTGCAGCGCTAATAAATTCTAGACCTTCCGGTGCACTGTCTGTATCTAGTCCCTTAGTATAATCACGCGTATTCGTGTAATTCACAAAGTGCGCATTACTCGGATCCGTTACATTATATACTGCTATACCACCAACGCGTTCAAAACCGATAAAAGCAAGAACTTGAGAACCTACTTTGCCAACTTTCACATCTTCAGGCTCTGGACCTTTTTTCGTACTGCGAGAATCTAAAGTAGTATTACTGTTACTGACATTGAAATATTGCGGTAGACGTTGTCCAACAACACGTTCAAATTCATTTCCAGAATCATATACTTGAGTCATAGTACTGCCATTCCAGATAGAGAATGAACGGGCACCATATAAGTAAATGCTATCATTAGGCATACCACTTGCAGCTTCTAATTTATCATAGGTCTTAGTGCTAGCTAGTAATTGTGCTGCTGCAGATTCTGGAACTAATGTAGCTTTCAAGTCACTAACTTTGCTCTCATTCGAACGATTATCCCAGCCTGTTGCATCGCCTTCATTGGCAGTGAAGATATAGTTAATGCCGTTAATTGTGTGAGATGCTATTCCATCCGGCATATATATTCCTTTGAATGGAACATTTTCAAGCAAAATTTTATCATCTT includes:
- a CDS encoding NAD(P)/FAD-dependent oxidoreductase, translating into MKVFDCIIVGAGPAGLSAGLTLGRARREIAIFDDGTNRNRVTQESHGFLTRDGIKPQEFKELGFTELEKYPSITKLNATITEIIKDNEHERYIVKTADDKEFHTEKVILATGIQEEFPAPSVRDFYGKSLFSCPYCDGWELRDKPLIVIAEKEEHVLHMAKLVYNWSKELTVITNGVLLSEEAVQQLHARNINIKSDQIKSLIGNDGILEKIEFATGETFECTAGFVVPTFYRPNQFAEKLGCEMQENGMVVTDGAGRTTITNIYIAGETEKSGPSSLLISAADGSKAAFSVNADLTLERF
- a CDS encoding tyrosine-type recombinase/integrase: MEHDEYIMAFKLWMKQSGYTLATKREYEREASSFLDYIEQLPLEKIKKLTVVSYLVQHKEHVSEATRNRTLAALRSFFKAMNDFEMMQGNPAIDVKKSKTEKNVLPVYLEQDQLQNTMSYIDGKYKERNIAIFLLMAYSGLRVGEVHRLNLSHYHGEKGSITVLGKGRKWNEIPLSAEVNTYMQHIMEQRLTPYKQKEDAFFVSQKGRRLSIRQIQKIMSMMFQAMKEDHNELRHLKLSCHKLRHSFATLMLRNQVDIRIVKELMGHTSIETTMIYTHIQDDDKKQAISSIQIPNIPNLEIVDVSPV
- a CDS encoding MFS transporter, translated to MPISLMWLAIGAFAIGMTEFLVMGLLPNVANDLNVSIPQAGQIITSYALGVAFGAPLLTVLTHSIAKKKLLVFLMLIFILGNGLSMISPNYTLLIMARVMTALAHGTFLGAGTLIATHLVAPHKKGSAVALVLAGLTIANIVGVPFGTFIGQQFGWRASFGVITILGIIALLGIAKFIPTIKENQHASIMQEINAVMKPQVLITLMAGLFGCASLFALFTYISPILQQISGFQENSVTWILVIFGVSVTIGNLIGGKLADWKMLPYLIINYAILSIVLASLSVTLQNPILAIITLFIWGAAAFSIMPGIQLRTMTLASEAPMLVATSNHSFLNLGNAIGAYLGGVVITINGLGGLPWLASGLSFIGFTLVFIIYKTDKKTA
- a CDS encoding choice-of-anchor I family protein; protein product: MGIIQGFKKVTSGLIIASIVSTTLVPAVTTTYAQALATLGTPYNQAGQYDVTVPHIVIQQIYGAGLKTATDSLFSHGFIELYNPTNDAVDLNDWSLQYSDRGTNATTGATNAWEMYPLEGIIPAHSSYLIVGKATGAEAKTLVKDLTDKADHSIDRFINNKGLKVALVHNTTVLTETNPFDTKQAGYVDLVGTGSNDSGSDIDGYETAYPSGDLEGTSKKKAIIRKLGKDNDNNKNDFVQVDYSSISSSLLAEVAPRGTKDGAWTPAYPPVEEEKPEIPTDSNLGDPLLDSIKINKISEYKVGVTNEDGGVAEIVKYNKDNGKFYLVNGSTNPPSLEIVSLTADESLTREKSIDVQQLAEHDGFLYGDLTSVNVNTVVKEVVVSVAEQASDKAGKVLVLDYDGKLLREYKVGIQPDMITRTTDGKFIMTANEGEPRDAGIDPKGSISIIDTTTGNVKNLYFDNPSLIDDNVIIRGATDANGMITTLGSKADALHDLEPEYITISEDGSYAYVALQENNAIATISMETQSIISVKGLGYKDLSIASNALDVVKDDKILLENVPFKGIYMPDGIASHTINGINYIFTANEGDATGWDNRSNESKVSDLKATLVPESAAAQLLASTKTYDKLEAASGMPNDSIYLYGARSFSIWNGSTMTQVYDSGNEFERVVGQRLPQYFNVSNSNTTLDSRSTKKGPEPEDVKVGKVGSQVLAFIGFERVGGIAVYNVTDPSNAHFVNYTNTRDYTKGLDTDSAPEGLEFISAADSPTGKPILLVAHEVGGTVAVYELDVTTYSFKAENYSYQQGSTVSLVDQLEGVSDMATDVIWASSNTNIATVDSKGAIVLLKAGNVTISATSLDGYSEAKTTIEVKPNNNYVNPGSGETSAENNTPKVVNDSANHRSVATASFNALRSTTGTSIQIITNEGTIVIDKHVLADLQEQLKLTGKEKLEITIASGDAGLITVTSKVEGKEVTLPLELSLPYSLPTASSNVAGLVIYKQLADGTLVEIEASEYDTTKQQIKLSDIENGKYIIVYTALSFQDVQGSDAITAIQYMLARGWINGISEQSFDSKGELSRAQLVAILARIAGADEQQSSSTKFTDVNSNAYYANGLNWAVNQQIVTGLSATQFGPQQQITREQMAVFMYRFMTQQGIVTPATSNNSIKFEDNDQISTYSQEAIQYLAEQGIIQGYATSSGNVAFKPQQALTREEGMLLLYRMMQMGK
- a CDS encoding GrpB family protein yields the protein MKVRLTPFSDTWVQLFQDEVNNLKVIFGNKITQFEHFGSTSVPGMLAKPVIDMMCMVNEIQEVDTWNEKMNALGYDVAGEWGIPGRRLFRKGGDNRTHHIHFYQFDNPQIERHLVFRDYLRVHPEEVARYSHFKEELARQFENTSGYSPAKKAFVTEMEKLAFTWYFEKPKK
- a CDS encoding metallophosphoesterase, producing the protein MIIGLIITLLLYGLLVFYVGWSGYRGFGLKGSRWFVACYSIVLIVLSTSFIIVRLGNGSTFFSVIGNYWLAIFGLLLLTLPVVHIVMLILKFTKVDRNRTRVVATTLVLVIVLGTLMYGSYLAYTPKVTEYNIAIQKSSSENLKIVMLSDTHFGYLSGIKHAKRLVEEVNKLDADLILFPGDIIDDDLEIVEKKGIFNILSGLESKYGVFGSLGNHDKYRGQMDNLIEAIETADIEMLYDEVFLLNDEIYIVGRKDKTESDRLATKELVAALDQSKPIFMLDHQPYEFAQAEAAGIDLLVSGHTHKGQIAPGNLITNRLFENDYGYLQKGQLHSIVSSGYGFWGPPIRLGSQSEIVVINVDFE
- a CDS encoding DCC1-like thiol-disulfide oxidoreductase family protein — its product is MTTEIPHTFNPNGRSTSPSLIVLYDGQCSFCNGATQWIITRDRKAKLSFAAIEGELGQRLIQQFNIPSSLDSLICIDKDKAYLYSSGAIRITKYLDGAWKLIYLLTIIPTFIRNPVYRWFANNRYRWFGKQQACLLPTPEIRRRFLD
- a CDS encoding AraC family transcriptional regulator, giving the protein MTNEKLLYIGRIIERTNWSFPSHHHPNWSEIIFVVKGEGVVTISGERYAVQEGDLLVYNQGIIHEEYSSTTKPLETYYCGISHPDRSLLIPLENRPIIKTKQNRDTIESLFSLIYEESQQQREDFQEASEYLLMTLMIWVRRLSELELSTKRLERDSESLAIRIKDYLDLNYLRHISLNDIANAFHMNAYYLSHVFRSKYNDSPINYILNRRMGEAKQLLVQTTMKVSEIAQLLGYENTNYFTILFKRIMGESPSQFRKREWKERINL